A stretch of DNA from Vanacampus margaritifer isolate UIUO_Vmar chromosome 1, RoL_Vmar_1.0, whole genome shotgun sequence:
agagagaatggcaAATGGGAATGATGCTGTGCTTATATTAACATATGAAAAATGACTGTTTGAAAATGATACCCGATGAAGGTCATGACCAAAGTAACtgcatacatacagtaaatgtaagTAGCTAGTTGTAGACTTTTCTTACACACATTCCGTGACTTCCATTTCCACTCTGTCCGTCTGATACAATCTCTTCAGTAATCCTTTTCTCCCTGCAAGCAAGTTATTCATTTCCCCCCTCAGCTTGCACTGGAAACGAGTCTtgctgttgtcatggcaaccgtAGGTATGTAGTTGACGATCTTGGATTTTTCATCTTAGATCTTGGAGTAAACGCCAACAGATTTGTTAGACAACCTTGAGTTTAATTTCAgaataaacattttctattgtaCTTTCTACActcccaaaaaatcccaaatgttCACTGTACATTGTACAAGTAAGAGGACGTGAGAATTTTCCAGTTCAAGGTCACAGGGAATGGTGTATACAGTAAGAGACTTGTGAATGAGAGGTGGTGAGCTGGCCACCTGTCTTGCAATTCCACAATTTTTCATGAAAAGAGAGCCACAACTGCATCGTGaagagtaaaaagtaaaaagatcATGTTtcaataaaatagttttcaatTGTAGATCTGTGGTCTGTCTATATTctgattttctttttgaatCCAATATGTGTAGTCATTATGAGTGAGATGCAAAATGCAGCAGGTTGAGCACTGGTTAGGTTGAGCAATCCTTCACTAACTTGGTTAGGGGCCGGGGGCGGTCTGGCCATTGGAAATTCCGAGAGTTTCCCAAACATTTTTGGGCCGGTCAGTTTGTACTTTGCCACTTTGTCACGTTGTCTCATTTTGTATTCCTTTATGTCTACACAAAGAGGCTgccgaaggaaaaaaaaaaatctgtatggTAATTCAACAGTAGTGtaacatgaaaaagaaaagactaatAGTATGTATTAATTAAATAAGACTTATGAGTCTGATAGCTGGACAAGAGAAAGTGTCCTTAAGCCTGCTGGTCCTTGCTCTGAGGATGGTGTTGCATTTTAAGGCAGCATGGTAAAGCACATGCATGGTTGGGTGGTTGGTTGGGATCCGTCATTTTCTGGAGCTTGCAGATGCACCGATTTGTGTTGACGTCCTGAATGCAGGGAGCTTCCCTTACTGTTAGTGTCAATATTTTGCACAACGGTGAACCTTACTCTGTACTTTCAGACTATACTAGAATTACTACCtctatttaattacatttttattttattagattaaaaagaaatgcattatCGATGTACCAATCATAATTTACTGGCCGATCTTTAAAACGTTTGACCTGCCTATCACTGATTTTGCTGATCCCGTATTCTATAACAAGCAACATATTCTAATGAGATCATGCAGAAGGTGGATCTTATGTTGTGATCAGTGAAAGTGTAACAGTGATCTAACTAGAGAACTATACACTGGAATTTTCCAAACTTCCTTAATATGCCACTCTCATCTCAAAGGTCTTTTTGTGGACTTTGTCATTGCAGAGAGATCCCGGGTGCTGACTTGCTTCTATTGCAGTCTTCAGTGACGGGTATTTGGTCGATTCCTGTTTCCTCTCAACAATGCATGAATGGGAGGTAGGAATATTGAATCTCCACAGCAACGCCAAAATATTCATtctcttttctatttttgtgtgATGGGATTCTTATTCAGCAAACAATCCATACTATAAAATGACATGAACAATGAAAAAACATGACTTGTTGCAACTGTTGTCGCCAGTCACCAGATTACGAgccctcacttcctgtttcggAGAAGTCAAACCCCCTGACACGGGACATTGACCGAGCTTCACCCAATCGTATCGCGAGGATGTTGCGGAGCTGCGATGCCGAGATGTTTCGCCAAGAGACAGCAAGCACCTACCAGGTTAGTCAAGTAACAAACGAGTGTATTGCAAGTTTTTGAAACGGTACACATTTGTTTCAATGTTGTTTTAGACGCTTTTGTGTGACAAAGTGGTGAAAACCATGTTGGAGGTAGCTGGGATGGTGGAGCTCATCCTCAAGGTATTGCCCGTCCTTGTGTTCCTGTTGCATGTTTTATGGCTGTGACATGTACAGTAAGCACATCTATTGTTTCTTAGGAGCCGGAGGACAGTCTTGTTGTCTTGAGTGGTTGCGGAACTTCAGGGCGCCTGGCCTTCCTTGTGGTGGTAAGCATTTCATCAAGTCAACATTTGTGTGAATTTTTACTAGCCAGTTGCAGATGAAAAACTGCCATTACTCCAGTGTTGTGCCATGAAAAGACATAATGAAATACTGACATAAATGTGAGGGGTGTACACACTTTtaggacatactgtatatgtttttaactcattcactgccattgacagctatagacgtcaaaaattcatttgaactatttttattagtttaacattttttttcccatttttgttaacaagagtatgaaagcctagattttttttgtagatttagaactgattacgattacaaattttaatcgcctgatgcccctaattgttaataaccttttctaaaaaaaaaaaaaaaaatccttttaattcttaataatgtttttttttaaagaaaaaaatattaaaaattaggggcgtcgggtgattactatttttaaacgtaattaatcgcatgacctaactagttaactcacgattaatcacacattttatatttgttctaatacaacaacaaaaatctatttttttatacttttgttaacaaaagtgggaacaaaatgttaaactagaaatagttcaaatgaatttttgatgtctatagccgtcaatggcagtgactgaGTTAATAAGAGACTGACTTAGAGTTTGATATCAACTGCTCAAGAGTATTGGCAGgcattagcatgctagcttaAAATAGCTATTATACACTGTGATGTAGTCATTCAGCATCTGCTGAGGGACTGCAATTTCCTGTCACAATGGAACAATGCTATCAcgttgcgtgtttgtgtgtagtCAGGGTTCAACAAAGCACTGAAGGAGATGAACCACAGTCAGGTTTATGCATACATTATCGCAGGAGGCGACAGGTGGgtgtcactcactcactcactcactcactcactcactcactcactcactcactcactcactcactcactcactcactgtttTCAGAGCACTGCTTTCCTCCCAAGAGGCCCCGGAAGATGACCCCCACCTGGGCAAGCTCTGTCTTAAGAAGGTGAAGATTATAATGGAAAATGTGTGCACCGTGTCTGTCTTCTGTTTCAGCAATGAGTCAttgcacactgtaaaaaaaaaaaaaaaaaaaatctgttgttttTATGGGGAAAATGGGCAGTTGGTGGTTGTCAGTGCCAATGTAAACAACTTTAGAGAAcaacttttacattttaccgggattcaatgtacaataaataaaatctgcatGTAAATTTTACAGAACAAAAATTGTATAAAAGCAGCATGTTGTTGGTACTACATTTGTATAGCACAAGGCTTTCGCTTATTACACAGCATCAGGAACAATTTGAGTTTCATTATCTTGCACATGGATCTTCAACACAGACAGTTACACTGCACTGGGACCGACCCAACAACCTGAGGGTTGCAAGACTAccattctaccactgagctacgcCACCCTGTTGTTAAGTTATCAGTAAAGGACTGTTGAATCTACAAGATTAAAAAGATTCGTTTTAGAATATATAATTTATAAGTTCTGTTTATATTCGCACAGtattattacagttttttttatttatttttacaaaattaagaAACCACAGATGCGAGTTTTGTtctgtaaaacaacaacatttaaaaaaaagtatactgataaattaataattaggtctacagtatatcaattttaaataaacataatatGTTTAGTTTAACCTTTATAGTCACATGGTTTCACTGTATATCTAAATATTCTAAATATTACGTCTGTAATATGACTTTGTGAAATGCATGTTTCTTTGggcataaacaaaatgtaccaAAGAACCtagtgacaaaaaaacaacaacgttatTCAAAGACTGCTATGATGCAATTTTAACTGTAtcctaatgttttttgttttacagtttatCTGCATATATTTAATGACAGTAAATTGTGAATTCTCCAAAAATTTgatcttttaaacattttctttctgtcAAATCAACAGTTGTGTTTGGTTCACAGTTTTACAACACATTAATGTAAATTAAAcaatgttaaattttttttgtatttacattcaaacatttttttttttacagtgcattcttttattttaatttttttacctcACCTGTAGGTGTGTGAGGGGAAGAAGAGGGTCTTGTTCATTGGGATCTCCTGTGGACTTTCTGTGAGTCTCACACCCTTAAGTCATCCATTAAGAGTTTAATCCATCTTGATCTTTTTGTAATCGATGTACCTGTAGGCTCCATTTGTGGCAGGTCAGTTGGAGTTCTGCTTGCGGCACCTGGAGGTTTTCACTCCTGTTTTGATTGGTTTTAACCCTGCACATCAGGCATGGTGTGTATGTATTATGTATACTCTTTGCTCACATTACATTCACATGTGTAATGACGTTCAATGTGAGAGTTGTATCAAAAATTGTGCAAAAGACAACAATGCTAAGTTTGTTGCTTTCAGAGCTATAATGCAATGCTGAAATAATATCTGTGCAGGAATGAACCGACAACAAACTGCGAGTTCACTTTCCTCACTGTGGTCCAAAGAATGCAGGTTCTTGCCAAAAGTCGAAAGGCCTTCCTTATCAACCCATCAGTTGGGGTGAGAGCTCGTCACAACACCATATTCTCTAGTCAAAATTAGAGGAGttaggttgtgtgtgtgtgtgtgtcctcccCCATGCCCTGTGTATGTTTGAGTTCAGCCGGAGGCCATCAGTGGTTCTTCCAGGATGAAAGGAGGTAGTGCAACTAAGATGATCCTGGAGGTCATCCTAAGTGCTGCCCATGCTGCCGCTTTCTCACGTGCAGCCACCACGCACCAGTAAGCTAATGTCAAGCCGCTGTTATTGATTCGCTGCTGCGCCTCTTCATACTACAGCCCcagttttaaacattttaaggtGATTAAAGTGTGGGTGTCAATTAAATAGCATTATATAGTCAACTAGTAAAGGCAGATTTGTTTTTGATTCAGTCCCTGTATGTCCCGAATTCTAATTTGAATGTGAATGAAGGACCTAATGCGAGTGAGACAAGGACTAAACTTTGTTATGGGGCAGAGCAGTAGCTCATCTGTAAGCGCTGGAGCTTTTGAAACAGAAGGGCAcgtattaaaaacaacaacatagaaACTACTGTAACTATGCTCAAGTGGCGTAACACTCTCTTTGCATGCTGCGTGTGTTGCTGCCATCAAAAGCAactatcatttatttaattgattaattgcatagttttgttttggtaaaaaaaagaacaataaataAAGTCATCATTGTATGTAAAAACGGTAAATAAGTCATAATATTCAGATAACCTAATttggatttaaaactttattgAAAGGGGGAACGTACTTTTTTGTTCCATCATACATTATTAAGGGGCACTGTTAATTGATGTACATGAGGACGACAAGGAAAGAGCTTGTCCAGAAGACGTGCTTTTCTAAAGAGTTGTTATTCCTTTTGAGTGAATGTGGCCGATGAGGTAAACATTTGTCATTTGCTTTCTTAAGTGTTTATTGTGAAGCCTCTTTATTTTGTGTGCTAATTAAGTTTATTTTCGCTTTTTCTTAGTTCTGACGGCATTGGTGTGTTGTTTAACATGTGCAAGACATGTAGACGACATTAAATGTCTGTTGAAACCCAAGAACGAAGTTGAGCCTTGATTGAACTCAAAGGGAGTAACAGCTTGTGTGTGATtggcagggttgggagggttacttttaaaatgtaatccgatACAGTTGCAAATTACCTGCTAAagaatgtagttagtaacgtaatccaagtaccataatattaaagtaatgtaactggattacatTACTCacatattgagtatgctcatgaagacaaaataaaaataaatatcaccacaatatacattctatacaatgtgcccctgctatttgcgggtgataggcagtttacaaatagcaaaaatccttgtgtaattaaaaagcatgtaggctattgattgattgattgaaggccatatgctgttttcgaactgtcccTGAAAGAAACcgcacctcacagtttgatagatagatagatagatagatagatagatagatagatagatagatagatagatagatagatagatagatagatagatagatagatagatagatagatagatagatagatagatagatagatagatagatagatagatagatagatccaatgaagatgatgatgatgtgtgacatcaactgcaaaatgaacttttatcccagtcacaagttcaactgcaaaatgaacttttatcccagtcacaagtttagccgtgtatatgttgtgcatgatgtttaaatagtgaattggtgggaggaagatttgtttggaaggtgtaactcacattatagTTGTaggctagcaggctagctagcaagaagctacagcgcataGCATGCCGCTAGACTTTTAGCGCAAACTTTCgttccgagtaagttccagtaaaTACTGTTCGCTATTTCCTCCTCCTAAATAAagctcaataaaatattttacaaaacaaacagatGATTGCGAATTAATGAAGTGTTatcttaacaaaacaaaacaaatttaaaaagcacacacatttgggttgttttgtattgctttatttACACATCCTGACAGATAGATCATTGAAATGTGCCAAAAGCATGACCTTTGTGCTGTGACCTCAAGCAGCCTCAAGGTCCAAAGTGGCTTGGCTACCCCATGCAGTGTCATGAGTGCTCACTGTGAAAAGTTCCATTCTGATTCATTCTTAATGACAACACTTTCGAGTcatgttttccatttttatccCAGCTTTAATGTTTCAGTGAAATGTGTCAGGAAAGGAAGGGAAGGAGGCACTTGTCGCTGCATGGACTTTTTGGTAAGGTTGTTTGTGCCCTGAGAATTGTTAATGCTATACACCTAAATAATACAAACTGCAAAGTTGATATAAACCGTTtcatcaaatgtatttttaaaaccaaagGACATGATAACAAATGGCCTATGTTTTTGTTGCATTACTGCCCTCTACTGGTCAGGACATGGCAGTGTCATAgcgaagtattttttttttatttacatgggttagcaacaaacaaaccaaaacctCACGGGCGCACAATCACCATTATTTGTGCTTCATTCAAGTAAATTGTTTTGTTATAGTTTGTTTAACTTTAGAAAGAATCTTTCTAAATGAGccagaaaacagtaaaataaaattacaaatcgCATGGTAGTTTAAAAGCAAAAGCcatggtcattttttaaaaatataataaaagccTTATTatacatgattattttttaataaaaacaaaaacaaaacaaccctaGCTATAcatggtaatttttttatttaaaaaaaaaagccttaatatacatggccattttgttttatttaaaataaataaatcaataaatgccTTACAACATGGtaatttttattagaaaaaaagccttattatacatggtgttttttgttttaaataaaagcattattattcatgatcatttacaaaaaaattattaaccttactatcgttttttttgttttttgttcttacACCTGACTCAGGAAACTTGAGCCGGTCAATTATCATTGCTACACTGCTTTTGAAAGCTATGTGGTTTGTGTCAAAACTGTTGGCCCTGTGGGGGCCCCTGTTGGGTAAGGCcccaagcaattgcctgccttgcctaaagccaaactacaCATCTGAGAGGATTCAGAGGTtaattgccatctagtggaagagtagtaaataataaaactgTCAAATGGAACAATTTTCCATGGCACACTAATATACTTTTGTGCCACAACACACTAGTTGGAAATCACTGCTGTAGCCTGCTTTTACGTCTTTTCATCAGTGTCATCTTGCAGCACCTGAAAGCCTATGAGAACACAGTAGAGGTCACATACTCTCATAGCACGGCCATTGCCGGTTTGGTGGCTGCAGCCGGGCAGAGGTCAGTCAGTCAAGCACAAGTATTCTCCACAAAGCACGAAACACTGCATATGTCCAATGTGATATgaaatattggcatgttattgTGCATGTTACAGTTTACTCTGTAAGAAACGTGTGTGCTACCTGGGCTGGGGCAGTCCGGCTGTGCTGGGCCTCATTGATGCCAGTGAGTGTGAGCCAACGTTTGGAGCAGGTGAGCAGCATCGCCACAGTCAAGTATTAGAACGCAATCACAAATGTGTTACATTGAATTGGATTTGGGAAAACTCTGCATGCTACTTtattgcctgtgtgtgtgtcatattcGTAGCCTACAGGGACATTCAAGCTTTCATAAGTGGAGGATACAGAGCGCTCAACAACAATGAGGGTTCCATTGCTTTGCTGGTATATAAGTCAAATTACAGTATACAGTGTCATATATGGCAGTAAAAATCAAACTGTTGAAGAGATTTAACATTTAATCACACCCACGCTGGATTTAGTGAGTCTTACAAAGGTTTAGAATATGTGAAATTTTGTTAGGTCAAATTACAGTGAAATCTAAATCtagctcttattttgaaatgtcatGATTGCCATCATTGACGGTACTACCGTAAtcacatatatttttgtaatttcttgATGCAGGGTCCCCAGTTTTGCATCGCACATGAAGACTTTTTGCTTGATGTCCTACCCACTCTGGATGACCAAGACACTGTCATTCTCATCTACACACATACTGGTGAGCAGCTATTATGCAGAGCTTGACTGTGGCCTGTTGCCACAAATTCTCTTCATGCATCCTGATAACTTCTTTTCTCAGACAATATCACTGAAGTGATGAATGTCACCCACCGAGTGAGGGAAAAGATGTCTAACCTCCACACTATTTATCACCAGGCTGACGGAGATGATGCTGGTTTACAAGTTGGTTACCTAAAATCTGATTTACTGACATATAGAGTACACACTGTATCTGTCAACCAGTCTGCCTGCCTGCCAGCCTAGCTTCCTTACCAAGCTTTCTGCAGTAACTTAATGTCCACCATTTTCTACCTAGTGTTGTTTTGTTCTTTGCAGGATGAAATAAATAGATTGTGTATGTCCACGTTAACATTTTCTTGGCCGTTACCTTCTTCCGGAAGTCTACAACACATGGTAACATCACTCACTCACATACTCGCTCATGGCCTCACTCACTCATTCGCTTTTCTGTTGTGCGGTAGTGGGAGCTGTCCACTAAATTGGTGCTGAACGCTGTGAGCACGGGAGCGCACATCCTAAAAGGCAAGATTTACCAGAACCACATGATCGACGTGCAAGTCACCAACAGCAAACTTTACCGCCGAGCAAGACGTTTAATCCAGGTATCAAAATACATCGTCCATCACGCATTAATATCCAGTGACCGTGACTCGGGTTAGTAtattattttgggtgtaatttaTCTGTtgccttttatgttttttttttttaatgttatgttTGATGTTTTTAGCAAATTTTATTTGTGGGTTTTGCACACTGACTCATGACtttctatttcattttgttgAGTATTTCTCCTTTAAAGGCACTGTCCAACGTTTTGACTCAGAAATAAGCATTTCTTAAACACAGGATGTTTAAACATGAACTCCTTCTCAAtctacacctctgggcttctgttaatgtgtggtggtgattttgtcctcaacaccccagcctgtattttgccattttgtgtttgttttgccagCAGCGGGACGTTCAGAGTGTACAGACAGTTGTTTACTCTCCAGCCAATCGTAGAGCGTTCTTGAAAACTGTTGTTAGCTCCACACTTGTCCTGATTATTTCACCATCGTTACAAGGCGAATGTCGTTTTGAACTATCCCGATGCACAGTTTCGGATCAGTAACGTGACCATTTGCAAGATACCTCATCACTCACTCTCGCAGCTTGCTTGGCTGAGTGCGGTCAGAGGCAGGGGGCGTGAACGTTGAGCTCGTATGGGTTAAACCATGGGATGGGtcagttttgaattgtttgtttacaaacaaaaacgGCTTAATCACAAACAGAAATGGTCAAAATTCCGGACAGTGCCTTTAATGTATTTTTCCATGCTCATGTTTGTCAGTTTAGACTTCACCCATGTTCTTGTCTGTTATCTAAAACTCCACACAGGCAGCAAAAAGTCTCGTGCTTAATTGACTCCCACAGAGTTGATCTTAACCCATTAAAGAGTTTATACAGTATAGATCCACACTCTCTAgagtttttttcaaaatagttaaatatttaacactGGGAAAGGGTactttttaaactaattaattaatcaattaaattaaCACTTGAAGAAATAAACAAGTCTTCACAGACACATTGGATTTCTCTCAGCCAGTGTAAGCTTGACTCCTTAAAAGTTTACCTTGACTGAAATTTGATCCAGTATTATGTCTACTAAGTCAATGGCACTACCCACTGAGCCATCCAGCCAGCACATCTCTCATACTTTGTAAGTAACTTTAATGTGATCAAAAATACATCAGAGAGTTAAAACGAACTCCCACAAATTTATCTCTGGAattgtaacactccaatttttgctgtgtgtgtgtgtgtgaaaccaGAGGAACTACAACTTTGGACTTTCTGTAAGTCATTATAGAAGAATCATGTCCAGCtcttcttctttccttcctcttGAGAATCTCACCGcaacttcatttttatttttgtataacaCTTTCTTTTTGGCtgaatttttcaaagttttgttGAATGAGAATGTGATCGGTGTCATGTAACCTTGCTGTGCAAAATAAATTGCACAGTTTAATTATCAGTCTTGTGCAGgtttgcatatattttttaccACCCAAAATCTAAGGAAGACCTGAAAGTAACAAAAGTGAGGGTCGTAAAAATTCAGCCTGTCTTCCTGTGCTAGAAATTGTCTGGTCATCCTGAGGCCCAGTGCGAGGAGGCTCTCCTGAAGGCCATCTACCAGGTCGACCACCTGACTAAGGACATTACCTCCTTTCAAATGGCCGCTCACACAGCCACCGGCAGAGAAAGGACGAAGGTAATTGAATGACAGAAGACCAGAGGAATGCTGTGTTTCGTATTTCCTCCCTTCTTTTGTGAGCAGGTAGTGCCTCTGACCTTGGTCTCGCTGCTGACTGGTTGCTCTATTGAGGATGCGAGGGCTCGCCTGGATTTGCAGCCAATCATACGGAAGGCGGTGGAGGCATGTCTGAAGTAATGGCCAAGATATAATATTCAGCAACAAATTACGAGACACACTTCTGTACCCAATGAAGATGTGCCTTGTGTACAGCCAGACCTGAAGCAAGGTTTtgaatcaacaataaaaatatgacaatatgaACAATTGTTaaccaactgtttttatttcttgaatCCACATAGTGTATAGCATTCCTTGTCGAGAAACAAGTGGGccaatttcaaacacaaatgcGAATTTCTGTTTAAACTTAGCATTTCTGAATGGGCTTAACTTGTATTGTCTTTCAGCGAGCGTGCATTGTGGGATGCGTGACGTCAGTGTCCGGATCTTTATTAAACCAAATCAAAACTGCGTGGGAATCTGAAATGGGTATGCAAATTCCTGATACAATCTGGGACATGAGCCTTAATGAATTGAATGCCTCGCTATTAATTTGAGCTATTCAGAGGTTCCACAACTCAAAATTGAAACTCTATAAGCGATCTCAAGATATATCGCAACAATGTGTGACTGGTGAGCATGTCCGGCTCACAGTGCTGatgacgtgagatcgagtccgggctttggccttcctggtggagtttgcatgttttccctgtgcctgcgtgggttttctccggtttCTCCACACATTCCGAAAAATGTGCATGGTAGGTCCATTGAAgtgtctaaattgtccctaggtgtgattgtgagtacggatggttgttcgtctgtgtgtgccctgcagAGATAGGAAGTAACAAAgcaaaaatactttgttactttacttgagtagttttttccaGTACTTTGTATTTTCCTGAGTagcccatttattttttagactactttttacctgttacattttaacatgaatatctgtactttttacttgatacatttttaaaacgaggttgttatttttgtttttaaatgcaagaatatgattaaaatacttgacttggaaaaaaaactagcatCAATGTCTCCTGGCTCCGCCAATCATAGGAAGCGTTACACATGGTCCCCTACatcccagcttgtgattggTTCTATGACATGCGGtcacatgacgtgcaattggcTTGATTAGAACAACCCGTAAATATGAGGGCAATGCACGCCACCACAGCAGAGGATAATTTGAACTTGCGAGCAAGTCAGAGTCAACTGGCCGATGTATattagagcctgtacttttgtactttcacttagtaattatttgagtgagtacttttacttttaccaaaagtagataatgtcagtacttttcccatctcagGTGCCATGCGATTAGCTGGCAACCAGAGATCAGGGTGTgctgccccgcctactgcctgaagccggctggctccagcaccccgacgacccttgtgaagaataaatggttcagaaaatggatggatatacaaGCCCTCACCGataaagaaaacaatattctaCCAAtcctgggttttttttttctttctataaaTGGCTTGTAAATTTGTCACAGCACAGACAAAAGTCCACTGATTACACTAATTAACTGTCAAATACCTCTATGTCTATCTCTATTTTGCCCCCATGTCTCAGCTCATTTTTAATGGCTTTGTGAAGTTGTTGGATATTGATAGGGACTGGAACATTCGAATCAGCATCTTGATTTTCCACACCTTTGAATGGATTGATCATTTCAGTAAAGTGCTCACTCACACagttttgtgaacaatatttgaaatgccctttgtattcatataaaaaaatgactcaaGCTTGTGAataatgggagcaaaaacaaaaaagttgcatCTACTGTTAAGTGTTAAATAATTTTGTTGCTCTGTGCTCATGACATGTGTAATGACAATGACATTTGAGTTCCATGCTTTTCCTGCACATATTTCAAATCATTTCTCGTTGCCAGTTTGTTGTTCCTCTGTTGTTGttctcacattccaaaatcatTTTACC
This window harbors:
- the gckr gene encoding glucokinase regulatory protein; this translates as MHEWESPDYEPSLPVSEKSNPLTRDIDRASPNRIARMLRSCDAEMFRQETASTYQTLLCDKVVKTMLEVAGMVELILKEPEDSLVVLSGCGTSGRLAFLVVSGFNKALKEMNHSQVYAYIIAGGDRALLSSQEAPEDDPHLGKLCLKKVCEGKKRVLFIGISCGLSAPFVAGQLEFCLRHLEVFTPVLIGFNPAHQAWNEPTTNCEFTFLTVVQRMQVLAKSRKAFLINPSVGPEAISGSSRMKGGSATKMILEVILSAAHAAAFSRAATTHHVILQHLKAYENTVEVTYSHSTAIAGLVAAAGQSLLCKKRVCYLGWGSPAVLGLIDASECEPTFGAAYRDIQAFISGGYRALNNNEGSIALLGPQFCIAHEDFLLDVLPTLDDQDTVILIYTHTDNITEVMNVTHRVREKMSNLHTIYHQADGDDAGLQDEINRLCMSTLTFSWPLPSSGSLQHMWELSTKLVLNAVSTGAHILKGKIYQNHMIDVQVTNSKLYRRARRLIQKLSGHPEAQCEEALLKAIYQVDHLTKDITSFQMAAHTATGRERTKVVPLTLVSLLTGCSIEDARARLDLQPIIRKAVEACLK